In Brachypodium distachyon strain Bd21 chromosome 2, Brachypodium_distachyon_v3.0, whole genome shotgun sequence, one genomic interval encodes:
- the LOC100826853 gene encoding zinc transporter 9 codes for MAANLKLSTFFLLLLVASSLPLLALAGDCECEASSEADDGGDDKASALNLKIIAVFSILVAGAAGCAIPSLGRRFPALGPDTNLFFAVKAFAAGVILATAFVHILPEAFDRLGSPCLEGHGPWRKFPFAGLVAMLAAIATLVVDTVATGYFQRAHGAKKLAPAVDGDDVEGSGSAADHRSHVHGHGASSAAVIASSSSAASHSHVDGAELIRHRIISQVLELGIVVHSVIIGMSLGASQNADTIRPLVIALTFHQFFEGIGLGGCIVQAKFRLRSVLAMALFFSLTTPVGVVIGIGISSGYNETSPRALVVQGLLSAAAAGILNYMALVDLLAEDFMNPRVQNNGRLQVVVNISLLLGTALMSMLAIWA; via the exons ATGGCTGCCAATCTCAAGCTCAGtaccttcttcctcctcctcctcgtcgcctcctccctccctctgctcgccctcgccggcgaCTGCGAATGCGAGGCCAGCAGCGAGGCGgatgacggcggcgacgacaaGGCGAGCGCGCTGAACCTGAAGATCATCGCCGTGTTCAGCATCCTcgtggccggcgccgcgggctGCGCGATCCCGTCGCTGGGTCGGAGGTTCCCGGCGCTCGGCCCGGACACGAACCTCTTCTTCGCCGTGAAGGCCTTCGCGGCGGGCGTCATCCTCGCCACTGCCTTCGTGCACATCCTCCCGGAGGCCTTCGACAGGCTCGGCTCGCCGTGCCTGGAGGGCCACGGGCCGTGGCGGAAGTTCCCCTTCGCGGGGCTCGTCGCCATgctcgccgccatcgccacccTCGTCGTCGACACCGTCGCCACGGGCTACTTCCAGCGCGCGCACGGCGCCAAGAAACTTGCCCCCGCCGTCGACGGAGACGACGTGGAGGGCTCGGGGTCGGCCGCTGATCATCGCTCCCACGTGCACGGGCACGGCGCGTCGTCGGCGGCTGTCatcgcgtcgtcgtcgtcggcggcttCCCACTCCCACGTCGACGGCGCGGAGCTCATCCGCCACCGCATCATCTCGCAG GTGCTGGAGCTGGGGATTGTTGTGCACTCGGTGATCATCGGGATGTCTTTAGGCGCATCTCAGAACGCGGACACGATCAGACCACTCGTAATTGCGCTAACTTTCCATCAATTCTTCGAAGGGATAGGGCTCGGAGGATGCATTGTTCAG GCAAAGTTCCGCCTGAGATCTGTCCTGGCGATGGCGCTCTTCTTCTCGCTCACCACGCCAGTTGGTGTGGTGATCGGCATCGGGATATCCTCCGGTTACAATGAGACCAGCCCCAGGGCCCTGGTCGTCCAAGGGCTcctcagcgccgccgccgccgggattCTCAACTACATGGCCCTCGTCGACCTCCTTGCTGAAGACTTCATGAACCCTAGGGTGCAGAACAACGGAAGGCTGCAGGTCGTCGTGAACATCTCCTTGCTGCTTGGCACGGCTCTCATGTCCATGCTTGCTATATGGGCATGA
- the LOC100827157 gene encoding ribonuclease P protein subunit p29 yields the protein MSTISDQKRQTLEAIQQRYAAVKAKQLQGEQLKLQKNKDSTPKPKFDPQRKLKTPESTPCRTSAQLPMLKAQATSSHKQKPSASSGEETNPIYSELSFALHGNLSQDDILDLNSTDVVQNVLYDIIQKGGAGKITKGAKKLKLEKGILLDNYVQRGPRLVDAQSRSLLIHSKRSKRHMSLKQHKKCGSFHLHDTFHRFDLYKPMHEMWKEYMRELTKSTPKKQLAESLLSSDLHGALLIVAQCKAALYQGVSGIMIRDTAETFGIISEDNHFRVVPKAGSVFVLQADCWKVTLMGDKLSPKERLKENQRQQRAQSLIR from the exons ATGTCAACTATTTCTGATCAGAAGAGACAGACCTTAGAAGCCATTCAACAACGGTATGCGGCAGTTAAAGCTAAGCAACTACAAGGTGAACAGCTTAAACTTCAGAAGAACAAAGATAGTACCCCCAAGCCCAAGTTTGATCCACAGAGGAAACTCAAAACTCCTGAATCCACTCCATGTCGAACTTCTGCCCAGCTCCCTATGCTTAAAG CTCAAGCAACTTCCAGTCATAAACAAAAACCTTCCGCTTCTTCAG GTGAAGAAACCAATCCTATATACTCTGAACTTTCATTTGCTCTTCATGGCAATTTGTCGCAAGATGACATTTTG GATCTCAATAGCACAGATGTAGTTCAGAATGTTCTTTATGATATAATTCAGAAAGGCGGGGCTGGGAAAATTACCAAAGGAGCAAAAAAGTTAAAGCTGGAAAAAGGGATTCTTTTGGATAACTATGTCCAGAGGGGTCCTAGGCTAGTGGATGCACAATCACGATCTTTGTTGATTCATTCAAAGAGATCAAAACGACACATGTCACTGAAGCAGCATAAGAAATGTGGGTCATTTCATTTACATGATACATTCCACAG GTTTGACCTCTATAAGCCAATGCATGAAATGTGGAAAGAGTATATGCGAGAGCTTACCAAAAGTACCCC GAAAAAGCAATTGGCTGAATCCCTCCTTTCATCAGATCTTCATGGGGCCCTTCTAATAG TGGCACAGTGCAAAGCTGCCTTATATCAAGGTGTAAGTGGCATCATGATTCGGGACACTGCAGAAACTTTTGGAATTATATCAGAGGATAACCACTTCCGAG TTGTACCAAAAGCCGGGTCAGTTTTCGTCCTCCAAGCTGATTGTTGGAAGGTTACACTGATGGGCGACAAACTCTCACCAAAGGAGAGGTTGAAGGAGAACCAGCGCCAGCAGCGTGCACAGTCACTGATCAGATAG